The following coding sequences are from one Sulfurimonas crateris window:
- the lptE gene encoding LPS assembly lipoprotein LptE yields MNFFSNIKTSLLLSLLLVALSGCGYKSSAKFSREVMGDKISTSVIISAVDPQNTVIIKDAVDRAIIEVFQASLVSKDESKTHLVLKMGTPAYSPIVYDENGYVTGYRMSVALNIIKHTAGESKSYNTRGFHDFSVAPNAIVTDQDRFEAIGFAAQRAIKSFVAQVSAEGARAKK; encoded by the coding sequence TTGAACTTTTTTTCAAATATTAAAACCTCACTGCTTCTATCTCTCTTGTTGGTCGCACTAAGCGGATGCGGGTACAAATCCAGTGCCAAGTTTTCGCGTGAGGTCATGGGAGATAAGATAAGCACAAGTGTTATCATCTCAGCAGTGGATCCTCAAAATACAGTTATCATCAAAGATGCGGTCGATAGAGCGATAATTGAGGTGTTTCAGGCATCTCTTGTAAGTAAAGATGAGTCTAAAACACACTTGGTGCTAAAGATGGGAACTCCAGCTTACTCGCCAATAGTCTATGATGAGAATGGTTATGTTACAGGTTATAGAATGAGTGTTGCGCTAAATATTATAAAACATACTGCCGGCGAATCAAAAAGCTATAATACAAGAGGATTTCATGATTTCTCAGTTGCACCAAACGCCATCGTTACGGATCAAGATAGATTTGAAGCTATCGGCTTTGCTGCACAAAGAGCTATTAAGTCATTTGTTGCGCAGGTCTCCGCCGAGGGTGCCAGGGCAAAAAAATAA
- the leuS gene encoding leucine--tRNA ligase, with the protein MEYNVKTIEKSWQEYWAQNRSFEPSEDFSKEKKYILSMFPFPSGRLHMGHVRNYTLSDTFARYYRQQGFNVLHPIGFDSFGMPAENAAIKNGSHPKKWTYDNIDYMKGEFKSLGFSFSKERELATSDELYTKFEQGFIIDMYEKDLLYRKKGFLNWCESCHTVLANEQVIEGCCWRCDNQVVKKDMNQYYFKITKYADELLDDLHKLEDGWPKQVLTMQENWIGRSNGLEFKLRFDDESFSKLGKNFEGFDVFTTRPDTIYGVSYTALAPEHEIVSYMIENSLLDDESVARIKEMKNASSIDRQKEKSGIALNLSVTHPLTNKKVPVWIANFVLMDYGSGAVMAVPAHDERDFDFAKKYDLPVNAVIKPFDGELESDKAYTEAGELFNSEIFNGMNSKEAQSKIIEHFEEKKIGKKTTNYKLKDWGVSRQRYWGAPIPFVHCESCGIVMEKKENLPIALPEDIEITGEGNPLEKHPTWKHCKCPKCGKNAIRETDTMDTFVESSWYFLRFCASPKNWQDEAFSKEQIKYWMGVDHYIGGIEHAILHLLYARFFTKVFRDLGYLEFDEPFDRLLTQGMVLKDGAKMSKSKGNTVDPDAIIEKYGADTARLFILFAAPPTQELEWNDSAVEGAYKFIKRFYDRSANVRKMETLVKIEHSSLLKEEKFARKKVYEALARAEDVYTQRYTFNTMIAGVMEAMNALNLQSNEDVWSEGYWILASIMEPVIPHVCWEISSRCFSLKNLTLQKVIEEVFVEDSITLGVSINGKRRCEIEVSLDAPQDEILEIAKKEAHKWLEGKTLIKEILVPKKLVNLVVKD; encoded by the coding sequence TTGGAATATAACGTAAAGACCATAGAGAAGAGTTGGCAAGAGTATTGGGCACAAAATAGAAGTTTTGAGCCGAGTGAAGATTTCAGCAAAGAGAAAAAATATATACTGAGCATGTTCCCTTTTCCAAGTGGAAGACTTCATATGGGGCATGTTAGAAACTACACTCTAAGCGATACTTTTGCAAGATATTACCGTCAGCAGGGTTTTAACGTTCTTCATCCCATAGGCTTTGACAGTTTCGGTATGCCCGCTGAAAATGCGGCTATCAAGAACGGTTCTCATCCAAAAAAATGGACATATGATAATATTGACTATATGAAGGGCGAGTTCAAATCGCTTGGATTCTCCTTTTCAAAAGAGCGCGAGCTTGCCACAAGCGATGAGCTATATACAAAGTTTGAGCAGGGCTTTATTATCGATATGTATGAAAAAGATCTCCTTTATCGTAAAAAGGGATTTTTAAACTGGTGTGAGAGCTGTCATACAGTCTTGGCAAACGAGCAGGTGATAGAAGGTTGCTGCTGGAGATGTGACAATCAGGTAGTCAAAAAAGATATGAATCAGTACTACTTCAAGATCACAAAGTATGCAGATGAGCTTTTAGATGATCTGCATAAACTTGAAGATGGCTGGCCTAAACAGGTTTTAACCATGCAGGAGAACTGGATAGGCAGATCGAACGGTCTTGAGTTTAAGCTTCGTTTTGACGATGAGTCATTTTCAAAACTGGGAAAAAACTTTGAGGGCTTTGATGTATTTACAACACGCCCCGATACTATCTACGGTGTTAGCTATACGGCTTTGGCACCTGAGCATGAGATAGTGAGCTATATGATCGAAAACTCGCTTCTTGATGATGAGAGTGTCGCTCGGATCAAAGAGATGAAGAATGCTTCATCGATCGATAGACAAAAAGAGAAGAGCGGTATCGCTTTAAACTTGAGTGTCACTCATCCGCTAACAAATAAAAAAGTGCCTGTATGGATTGCAAACTTCGTTCTTATGGACTACGGAAGCGGTGCTGTAATGGCTGTTCCTGCTCATGATGAGAGAGATTTTGACTTTGCCAAAAAATATGATCTGCCTGTAAACGCAGTTATAAAGCCTTTTGATGGCGAATTAGAGTCAGACAAAGCATATACGGAAGCGGGAGAGCTTTTCAACTCGGAGATCTTTAACGGTATGAACTCTAAAGAGGCGCAGTCAAAGATAATAGAGCACTTTGAAGAGAAAAAGATAGGCAAAAAAACGACTAATTACAAACTCAAAGACTGGGGAGTCTCGCGCCAGAGATATTGGGGCGCGCCTATCCCTTTTGTTCACTGTGAGAGCTGCGGTATTGTTATGGAGAAAAAAGAGAATCTCCCGATCGCTCTTCCTGAAGACATCGAGATCACCGGAGAGGGAAATCCTCTTGAGAAGCATCCGACTTGGAAGCATTGCAAATGTCCTAAGTGCGGCAAAAATGCTATCCGCGAGACTGATACGATGGATACTTTTGTAGAGTCCTCATGGTACTTCTTGCGTTTTTGCGCATCGCCTAAGAACTGGCAGGATGAGGCTTTTTCAAAAGAGCAGATCAAGTACTGGATGGGCGTTGACCACTATATCGGCGGGATCGAGCATGCGATACTGCACCTTCTTTATGCAAGGTTCTTTACAAAAGTTTTCCGCGACCTGGGCTACTTGGAGTTTGACGAGCCTTTTGATAGACTTCTGACTCAGGGAATGGTCTTAAAAGATGGCGCTAAGATGAGCAAGTCAAAAGGCAATACGGTTGATCCTGATGCGATCATAGAGAAATACGGTGCCGATACGGCAAGACTTTTTATACTCTTTGCAGCACCTCCGACGCAGGAGCTTGAGTGGAACGACAGTGCCGTTGAGGGTGCGTACAAATTTATAAAAAGATTTTACGACAGAAGTGCAAATGTGCGCAAGATGGAGACTCTTGTAAAGATTGAGCACAGCTCTCTTTTGAAAGAGGAGAAGTTTGCAAGAAAGAAAGTGTATGAGGCGCTTGCGCGTGCTGAGGATGTTTACACACAAAGGTACACTTTTAACACAATGATCGCGGGTGTTATGGAGGCGATGAACGCTCTTAACCTTCAGAGCAACGAGGATGTCTGGAGCGAGGGTTACTGGATACTTGCGTCTATTATGGAGCCTGTAATACCGCACGTCTGCTGGGAGATTTCCAGCAGATGTTTCTCTCTTAAGAACCTTACTTTGCAAAAAGTGATAGAAGAGGTTTTTGTAGAGGACTCTATTACTCTGGGTGTCTCTATCAACGGAAAAAGAAGATGTGAGATCGAGGTGTCACTTGATGCGCCGCAGGATGAGATACTTGAGATCGCAAAAAAAGAGGCGCATAAATGGCTTGAGGGCAAGACTCTAATAAAAGAGATCTTGGTTCCAAAGAAGTTAGTAAATTTAGTTGTCAAGGATTGA
- a CDS encoding DUF6394 family protein: MDWGKVIYVFFSLMSLTSIAGFLYEHSAVALFVAGSLNLVSTFLKIGVRNLLSAELLASSLVADLHLIPAFIYLEVVGNLEWAIALAIGALIANLFSVGLVYIESSKNREEY, translated from the coding sequence ATGGATTGGGGCAAGGTAATATACGTGTTTTTTTCATTGATGAGTTTAACATCAATTGCGGGTTTTTTATATGAGCATAGTGCTGTCGCGCTTTTTGTGGCGGGCAGCTTAAATCTGGTCTCTACATTTTTGAAAATTGGTGTCAGAAACCTCCTCTCTGCCGAACTGTTGGCATCATCACTGGTTGCGGATCTGCATCTTATTCCTGCATTTATCTATCTAGAAGTAGTCGGAAACCTGGAGTGGGCGATCGCTCTGGCAATAGGTGCTTTGATAGCAAACCTCTTCTCCGTAGGACTTGTCTATATAGAGAGTTCTAAAAACCGTGAAGAGTACTAA
- a CDS encoding PLDc N-terminal domain-containing protein: MSNVSFLVFFLFVAFWIYSIVSVYKAEFKEEKQKTFWLIGIVFVPPLAIFYFFMKKNLLLK, from the coding sequence ATGAGTAATGTTTCATTTTTAGTCTTTTTTCTGTTTGTAGCTTTTTGGATCTACTCAATAGTCTCTGTATATAAAGCTGAGTTTAAAGAGGAGAAGCAAAAAACATTTTGGCTGATAGGTATTGTTTTTGTTCCCCCTTTGGCAATTTTTTACTTCTTTATGAAAAAAAATCTCCTTCTTAAATAG
- the secF gene encoding protein translocase subunit SecF yields MEFFKYTKTFNFMGKSKLAMIMSIVLVLGSFLILATKGLNYGVDFAGGTIVQVKYDTAAPIDEMREKLKSNAIFEGASITEFGSEDEVVIRMRTTTGDVVVDVGDLARETLVGTGEFEIRRVDIVGPKVGSELKEKGIMSLILAVIGILIYVAFRFEWRFAVASIMALVHDVSIALGAIALVGLEVNLDVLAALLTILGYSLNDTIIVFDRIREGVVKGRDVELSETIDNSITKTLARTTLTSLTTFFVVFTLFMFGGEIIHAFAFTLLVGIVVGTYSSIFVASPTLLLFGFDVKNYHVKLAEKAKREAEKERMRSQFESGVM; encoded by the coding sequence ATGGAGTTTTTCAAGTATACAAAAACCTTTAATTTTATGGGCAAGTCAAAGTTGGCAATGATTATGTCAATAGTTTTAGTTCTTGGCTCATTTCTTATTTTGGCTACAAAAGGTCTTAATTACGGTGTCGATTTTGCAGGCGGAACAATTGTTCAGGTAAAGTATGACACTGCCGCTCCGATTGATGAGATGAGAGAGAAGCTAAAGAGCAACGCTATTTTTGAGGGAGCTTCTATAACGGAGTTCGGCTCAGAAGATGAGGTTGTTATTCGTATGAGAACAACGACCGGAGATGTAGTAGTCGATGTGGGAGATCTCGCTCGTGAGACTCTTGTGGGTACAGGAGAGTTTGAGATCCGCCGTGTTGATATAGTCGGTCCAAAGGTTGGAAGCGAGCTAAAAGAGAAAGGGATCATGTCTCTTATCTTAGCGGTAATCGGCATCTTGATATATGTAGCATTCAGATTTGAGTGGAGATTTGCCGTAGCCTCTATTATGGCGCTTGTCCATGACGTCTCGATCGCTCTTGGAGCCATCGCTCTTGTAGGGCTTGAGGTAAATCTTGATGTTCTCGCAGCGCTTTTGACCATCCTTGGTTACTCGCTCAACGATACAATTATCGTATTTGACAGGATACGTGAGGGTGTTGTAAAGGGTAGAGATGTTGAACTTTCAGAGACAATTGATAACTCAATAACAAAAACGTTGGCTAGAACTACACTTACTTCACTCACTACATTCTTTGTTGTGTTTACGCTCTTTATGTTCGGCGGAGAGATTATTCACGCCTTTGCATTTACTCTTTTGGTAGGAATCGTGGTAGGAACATACTCATCTATCTTTGTCGCATCTCCGACACTGCTCCTTTTTGGCTTTGATGTAAAAAATTATCATGTAAAACTTGCCGAAAAAGCAAAAAGAGAGGCTGAAAAAGAGAGAATGAGGTCTCAATTCGAATCAGGGGTAATGTAA
- the secD gene encoding protein translocase subunit SecD: MKLNYRIVIFALAILFGVFFSAPSLFQMQDGKKVTLGLDLQGGLHMLLGVKTEEAVKSRIKSIAASVKHFSERKDILIDTLQFDEEGITLTLLDKDDVKTIQSFFHEIEGAIVVVVDERISLSLSDEEILRTEQQAISQAIETIRNRLDQFGLTEPVVARQGEEKILVQLAGIKTIEEEQRARELISRAAKLELMAVDEDRTARVYSMSESEAASYGDVILEDAANPNVKHLVREIPILDGSMLTDANVGFDENNRPLISFSLNAEGAEIFGDFTGRSVGKRLAVVLDGKVYSAPVINERIGGGSGQISGNYTVMEAKDLAIALRSGSLLAPIYLMEKRSVGPSLGADSIRASLIALVGGFVLVIIFMVVYYRMAGIIANIALIANLFIILAVMSLFGATLTLPGMAGIVLTVGMAVDANVIISERIRELIHEGKSIHKAIEEGYANAMSAILDANITTLIAAVVLYAYGTGAIKGFAITISIGILASMLTAILGTHGVYEMLEKRIQKSKNNLFWFGIKG, encoded by the coding sequence ATGAAGCTTAATTACCGCATAGTAATCTTTGCTCTTGCCATACTTTTTGGTGTTTTTTTCTCCGCTCCATCTCTTTTTCAGATGCAAGACGGCAAGAAGGTGACCCTTGGTCTTGATCTTCAAGGCGGACTTCATATGCTTCTTGGTGTTAAGACCGAAGAGGCTGTAAAGTCACGTATTAAATCCATTGCAGCAAGTGTAAAGCACTTCAGCGAGAGAAAAGACATTCTGATCGATACGCTTCAGTTTGATGAAGAGGGTATCACTCTTACGCTCTTAGACAAAGATGATGTCAAAACCATTCAATCTTTTTTTCACGAGATAGAAGGGGCGATCGTTGTTGTGGTCGATGAGAGAATATCTCTGAGTCTTAGCGATGAGGAGATTCTAAGAACCGAACAGCAGGCGATCTCTCAGGCTATTGAGACGATTAGAAACAGGCTTGATCAGTTTGGTCTGACTGAACCTGTTGTAGCTCGTCAAGGCGAAGAGAAGATCCTTGTTCAACTTGCAGGCATTAAGACCATAGAGGAGGAGCAGCGTGCTCGTGAGTTAATATCGCGTGCCGCTAAACTTGAGCTTATGGCGGTCGATGAAGACAGAACGGCAAGAGTTTACAGCATGAGTGAAAGCGAGGCAGCATCATACGGAGATGTTATCTTAGAAGATGCCGCTAATCCGAACGTAAAACATCTTGTAAGAGAGATCCCTATATTAGACGGTTCTATGCTCACAGATGCAAATGTTGGATTTGACGAAAACAATCGCCCGCTTATCAGCTTTTCACTAAATGCCGAAGGAGCCGAGATATTTGGTGACTTTACAGGCAGAAGCGTGGGAAAACGTTTAGCGGTTGTTCTTGATGGCAAGGTCTACTCAGCTCCTGTTATAAATGAGCGTATCGGTGGCGGAAGCGGGCAGATCTCCGGTAATTATACGGTAATGGAAGCAAAAGATCTGGCTATCGCACTTCGTTCAGGCTCTCTTTTAGCTCCGATCTACCTTATGGAGAAGCGTTCTGTCGGTCCTAGCTTGGGAGCTGATAGCATCAGAGCAAGCCTTATTGCGCTTGTAGGCGGTTTTGTACTTGTAATCATATTTATGGTTGTTTATTACAGAATGGCGGGAATAATTGCAAATATCGCTTTGATAGCAAACTTATTTATCATCTTGGCGGTTATGAGTCTTTTTGGAGCAACTCTTACGCTTCCTGGAATGGCAGGTATCGTTTTGACCGTCGGTATGGCAGTTGATGCGAACGTTATTATCTCAGAGCGTATCCGTGAGCTTATACATGAGGGGAAATCTATTCATAAAGCTATAGAAGAGGGCTACGCAAATGCAATGAGTGCTATTTTGGATGCAAACATAACAACCCTTATAGCCGCTGTCGTTCTTTACGCTTACGGAACGGGTGCTATCAAAGGTTTTGCAATTACCATCAGCATAGGAATACTAGCTTCAATGCTTACTGCAATTCTTGGAACGCACGGCGTATATGAGATGCTTGAAAAGAGAATACAAAAAAGCAAAAACAACCTTTTTTGGTTCGGGATTAAGGGGTAA
- the yajC gene encoding preprotein translocase subunit YajC — translation MEIISQLLPFIILIAIMYFIIIRPQQKAAKTHQEMVASLKKGDKIVTIGGIISTVYKVEEQFFTVKINDDVIVKITKDAVARKYEDEA, via the coding sequence ATGGAAATAATAAGTCAACTACTCCCGTTTATAATACTCATCGCGATTATGTACTTCATAATCATCCGCCCGCAGCAAAAAGCGGCAAAAACTCATCAGGAGATGGTGGCCTCTCTGAAAAAAGGCGACAAGATCGTCACTATCGGCGGAATCATATCGACTGTTTATAAAGTTGAAGAGCAGTTCTTTACTGTAAAGATAAATGACGACGTAATCGTAAAGATAACAAAAGACGCCGTTGCAAGAAAGTATGAGGATGAAGCTTAA
- a CDS encoding apolipoprotein N-acyltransferase: MTKKIQNIRDNYNPLLFDIVCGVVTALFFSAFLYLEHFGITLKFINTLFGVFAFALLLYIPKRAALIAGFFIGLLWFYWIGYSFKYNGVGYMESIITLLFALVYMLFFGVLALTNSALIRALMLFALSFIEPFDFNWLQMELLFIDSYFGVQKYQFALLLAALALPSYIKKPYTLLPLLLLIFSINFAPEAQKDAPLKIKLVATDISQDKKWQRESLSPTIELIFSEIREAKESGYDVVIFPESVFPFFMNKAPAIVDELKKSSYDIAIVAGSLLSEDGMHYNVTYIFEDGKFEVAKKLVLVPFGEYIPLPKFAQDFINNLFFGGASDFKTATEPTDFTIKGVKFRNAICYEATCQEIYEGEVDFVIAISNNAWFAPSIEPTLQKLLMRYYARKNGATIYHSANYRGTGIVQ, encoded by the coding sequence ATGACAAAAAAGATCCAAAATATTAGAGATAACTATAATCCGCTCCTTTTTGATATAGTATGCGGAGTCGTGACCGCACTCTTTTTCAGTGCTTTTTTATATCTTGAGCACTTCGGTATAACTCTAAAATTTATAAATACGCTCTTTGGAGTTTTTGCCTTTGCTCTTCTTCTCTACATACCAAAAAGAGCCGCTTTAATAGCCGGTTTCTTTATAGGTCTTTTGTGGTTTTACTGGATAGGATACAGCTTTAAATACAACGGCGTAGGCTATATGGAGTCTATTATCACTCTGCTTTTTGCACTTGTTTATATGCTCTTTTTCGGCGTCTTGGCACTTACCAACAGTGCTCTTATAAGAGCTTTGATGCTCTTTGCTCTAAGCTTTATAGAGCCATTTGATTTTAACTGGCTGCAGATGGAGCTTCTCTTTATAGATAGCTATTTTGGGGTGCAGAAGTATCAATTTGCTCTACTTCTTGCCGCTCTTGCTCTGCCCTCTTATATTAAAAAGCCATACACACTTCTCCCGCTTCTGCTGCTTATCTTTAGCATAAATTTTGCTCCCGAAGCTCAAAAAGATGCCCCGCTAAAGATAAAACTTGTTGCAACAGATATATCGCAAGACAAAAAGTGGCAAAGAGAGAGTTTATCTCCGACAATAGAGCTTATATTTAGCGAGATAAGAGAGGCTAAAGAGAGCGGCTACGACGTTGTTATCTTTCCTGAGTCGGTTTTCCCGTTTTTTATGAACAAAGCTCCCGCTATCGTAGATGAATTAAAAAAGTCATCTTATGATATAGCAATAGTTGCAGGTTCTCTTCTTAGTGAGGATGGCATGCACTACAATGTGACCTATATATTTGAAGACGGCAAGTTTGAAGTTGCTAAAAAATTGGTTCTAGTACCGTTTGGAGAGTATATTCCGCTTCCAAAGTTCGCTCAGGATTTTATAAATAATCTCTTTTTTGGCGGAGCATCCGACTTTAAAACGGCAACAGAGCCTACTGACTTTACCATCAAAGGAGTAAAGTTTAGAAATGCCATCTGTTACGAGGCAACGTGCCAGGAGATATATGAGGGTGAGGTGGATTTTGTTATAGCCATAAGCAACAACGCATGGTTTGCTCCATCAATTGAGCCGACGCTTCAGAAGCTGCTGATGAGATACTATGCTAGAAAAAACGGTGCCACTATATACCACAGCGCAAACTATAGAGGTACCGGAATCGTACAGTAA
- a CDS encoding RNA degradosome polyphosphate kinase, producing MINLKNPSLYNNREISWLQFNTRVLKQAQDESLPLLERLKFLAIYGTNLDEFYMIRVAGLKKLFAAGIIVSSADKLTPLEQLREIRKYLHQEQQVVEHCLSGILKKLEPEGIRVKYYQDLNQHEKNRLNKYFNENIYPVIIPIAVDATHPFPHLNNLSFGLIVKLRDSDNTTIERFGIVRVPRVLERFIEIDNGTYVPIGSVVAQHIEDLFPGYSLIKYAAFRVTRNADIEIEEEEADDFLEILEEGLKLRRKGAMVRLEVGINGDDEIVNFFNRHTNVYQDDIYRFHTFLNLSSLWQIVSNKNFAHLLSAPYKPKTLPPLDNNENIFSTLEKEDVLLYHPYESFDPVVKLIQEAAKDPDVVSIKMTLYRSGTDSPIVKSLMSASESGKQVTVMVELKARFDEENNLIWAKALEKAGAHVIYGIKGFKVHAKATLITRRKNGKLKQYAHLGTGNYNPSTSKVYTDMSYLTSKDEITNDMTRFFHFLTGFSKKGKLNELYMSPSQIKPKVLSLIQNETRKKSEGRIIAKLNSLVDDDVIKALYKASQAGVKIDLIVRGICCLKPGIEGVSENIRVISILGKYLEHARTFYFKNDEAGVYISSADWMPRNLMRRIELLTAIKDKTAKEKIIQILELQCADNTLAHELQSDGSYKKIKSDDAKVIDNHKYLEDYANKIAKASTKESAQLVKELSSNIFKQEL from the coding sequence ATGATAAATCTAAAAAACCCGAGCCTATACAACAATCGTGAGATCTCATGGCTTCAATTTAATACAAGAGTTTTAAAACAGGCACAAGATGAGTCTCTGCCGCTGTTGGAGCGTTTGAAGTTTCTGGCGATCTATGGAACAAACCTAGATGAATTTTATATGATCAGGGTTGCCGGACTTAAAAAACTATTCGCTGCGGGCATCATTGTCTCAAGTGCGGACAAGCTCACACCGCTTGAACAGCTTCGCGAGATAAGAAAGTATCTCCATCAAGAGCAGCAGGTCGTAGAACACTGCTTAAGCGGTATTTTAAAAAAGCTAGAGCCTGAGGGCATTAGAGTCAAATATTATCAAGACCTCAACCAACACGAAAAGAACAGGCTAAATAAATATTTTAACGAAAATATATACCCTGTAATAATACCTATCGCCGTTGACGCAACACACCCTTTTCCACATCTTAACAACCTAAGCTTCGGGCTAATCGTAAAACTACGTGACAGTGACAACACAACAATTGAGAGATTTGGCATAGTTCGTGTCCCAAGAGTTTTAGAGAGATTTATTGAGATCGACAACGGAACATATGTCCCCATAGGAAGTGTTGTTGCACAACATATCGAAGACCTTTTTCCAGGCTACTCTCTTATAAAATATGCAGCCTTTAGAGTAACAAGAAATGCAGACATTGAGATCGAAGAGGAGGAGGCAGACGACTTTTTGGAGATTTTAGAAGAGGGACTGAAACTTCGCCGCAAAGGTGCAATGGTAAGACTTGAAGTCGGAATTAACGGCGATGATGAGATCGTTAACTTCTTTAACCGCCACACAAACGTTTACCAAGACGACATATATAGATTTCATACTTTCTTAAACCTCTCCAGTCTTTGGCAGATCGTATCAAATAAAAATTTCGCTCATCTTTTATCGGCTCCTTACAAACCAAAAACTCTTCCTCCTTTGGATAACAACGAAAATATTTTTTCAACTTTGGAAAAAGAGGATGTTCTGCTCTACCACCCTTATGAGAGCTTTGACCCTGTTGTAAAACTAATTCAAGAAGCTGCAAAAGACCCTGACGTAGTATCAATAAAGATGACTCTCTACCGCTCAGGAACCGATTCCCCGATTGTTAAATCTCTTATGAGTGCAAGCGAATCTGGCAAGCAGGTAACCGTTATGGTTGAGCTAAAAGCGAGGTTTGACGAAGAGAACAACCTTATTTGGGCAAAAGCTCTTGAAAAAGCTGGCGCACACGTTATATATGGCATTAAAGGTTTTAAAGTCCATGCCAAAGCGACACTTATTACAAGAAGAAAGAACGGTAAACTGAAGCAGTATGCGCATCTAGGAACAGGGAACTACAACCCTTCCACATCAAAAGTATATACAGATATGAGTTACCTTACCTCAAAAGATGAGATAACAAACGATATGACACGCTTTTTTCACTTTTTGACCGGATTTAGCAAAAAAGGCAAACTTAACGAACTATATATGTCGCCGTCTCAAATAAAACCTAAGGTTTTATCACTTATACAAAATGAGACGAGAAAAAAGAGCGAAGGACGTATAATCGCAAAACTGAACTCACTTGTTGACGATGATGTCATAAAAGCGCTCTACAAAGCGAGTCAGGCAGGAGTTAAGATCGACCTGATAGTGCGCGGTATCTGCTGTCTGAAACCGGGCATCGAGGGTGTGAGCGAAAATATAAGAGTCATCTCCATCCTTGGAAAATATCTTGAACACGCAAGAACCTTTTACTTTAAGAACGACGAAGCAGGAGTATATATCTCAAGTGCGGATTGGATGCCGAGAAACCTAATGAGACGTATAGAGCTTTTAACTGCTATAAAAGATAAAACCGCAAAAGAGAAAATAATTCAGATACTAGAACTTCAATGTGCAGATAACACTCTCGCACACGAACTTCAAAGTGACGGTTCATACAAAAAAATAAAATCCGATGATGCAAAAGTCATAGACAACCATAAGTATCTGGAAGATTATGCGAACAAGATAGCAAAAGCATCGACAAAAGAGAGTGCTCAATTAGTTAAAGAGCTCTCAAGCAATATATTTAAACAGGAGCTTTGA
- a CDS encoding gamma carbonic anhydrase family protein — translation MLYDFKDMSPKIGKNTWIAPSADVIGDVECGEDCSIWFGTVVRGDVHHIKIGDRVSIQDLSMVHVTHHKKADRSDGNPTIIGNDVTIGHRVMLHGCTIEDACLIGMSATILDGALIGKESIVGAGALVTKNKVFPPRSLIMGSPAKAIRELSDEEVKELYASASRYVEFKSHYQK, via the coding sequence ATGCTGTATGATTTTAAAGATATGAGTCCAAAGATCGGAAAGAACACATGGATAGCACCTTCTGCCGATGTCATAGGAGATGTCGAGTGCGGAGAGGATTGCTCTATCTGGTTTGGAACCGTTGTAAGGGGCGATGTCCACCACATAAAGATAGGCGACAGAGTAAGCATACAGGATTTGAGCATGGTGCATGTAACCCACCATAAAAAAGCAGACAGAAGTGATGGTAATCCGACAATTATCGGCAATGACGTGACAATCGGGCACAGAGTAATGCTTCACGGATGCACTATAGAAGATGCTTGTCTTATCGGGATGAGCGCGACGATCCTTGACGGTGCCCTCATAGGAAAAGAGTCTATTGTAGGTGCGGGCGCACTTGTGACAAAAAACAAAGTTTTTCCGCCACGCTCACTTATCATGGGAAGTCCGGCAAAGGCTATAAGAGAGTTAAGCGATGAAGAGGTAAAAGAGCTCTACGCTTCTGCTTCACGCTATGTAGAGTTTAAATCTCACTACCAAAAATAG